CAGAGCATTGTATAAATTACTTTATTATAAGAATGCATGTGTAGCGAGCCTTTGACATTGGGTacgttagtattttttttattataagaataCATATACGATGATTTTGTAAGGATTTATGAcagtatataattttattttatttttaagaaatgacAGTATATAAGTTAGCAGTTATGTTTTGGGCATTATTTAGGCTAGTTCATTCTCAAGAGTTTTATGCACAAGGGAACTTCGTTAAAATTGTATACAAAGTAACCAACACAAAAGAAGTAAGCTTTAACTCATTGATGTAATATGGTGGTCTTAAACCGAATAAATAATCCTTGCACTGACATTTACGATTGGAGTGAAGACAACCAAAGCCCCTTCTCCCAAACCCTTCTTTCACCTTTTCCTCCCAATCTAGCATAGAATTTTGGCCGCACATCTTACTGGCCCAAGATATCTGATGCTGACttgttcaaaatttgaaaaagctCTTCCCTGTATTGAGAAAATCCAAGTGAAGTTGCTTGCAAACTGAGTGCACTAGAAGCTAAACCTTTTTAATGGGGTTTTCTTGAAAAGAAACCGTGAGTGATCTTATTAATGGAATAAAATGTTTCATTAGTTACATGAGATTAATCTCTTCATTAGATAGTTAATCATTATCCACTTTGTAACTGGATTAATCAAACAAGTGGTTAATAGGTCTTTTGCTGTAAATGTAGCCAACCGctgtaaattttcttttatttttctcacttcAATTATGAAATCAAACGTCTTAATATTATGATGTGGttaatattaaacaaaatagtAGAAATTAGAATAAAGGGCACCAACATGCTTACCGGTCAGGCTTAAATATGAGATAGCGATAAGTAAACCACTGAAATAGaaaggaaaattttaatttacttgccaaatttaaatataaataattgcatTAATGGAAACACATCAATTATGCAGCACAACACTTACCACGGAGTAAAATATTCCAACTAATTCCAGTACAGTTGGGAAAAGTGGCAATTTGTCAATGGCCTACATACAAAAATGACAAACAAAATCATTAGGGTGCAAGCATTGGGATAACATATACAGATACTTAAATTTCATGGTAAAAATATGTACTGGCTCAACAGCCAcatcaagaaagaaagaaggaatgTCTTGTGAAGCTGTTTTCACTTAAAAGAGGttttcaaatccttaaaaaatAACGATTTATTTATGGATCAAACTGCAATAGCCCCAATGGATTTGTTCTTCCACCATCAGATCAATTTTTTCTAGCATTGGCCATGTCAGCCAATATGCTATAAAGCACTTGCACTTGCATTTGCTTCACATATCCATATTGAATAATTTGAAACTGATACTTTCGAGTACTTCACCAATACATATCAATGAAGTATCCAAGCCATTAAAAAAGATTACGGAAATCTAGTACACAAGATATGAAACATAAAAGTGTACATAATAAAGAAATAGTCTCTTGAAGAACCAAAAATGGAAGTTGTCCTCTTTATAGATGATGCTCAAGAAGGGAATGAGATTGACACTATTCTTACTTATAGGCAATAAGTAAGCGACTTATGATGACAatgatctataattttttttattatattaatgctGACAATTACATACTTATTATgctttatcaaattttaaatgtatcCTGTACATGCTACTATATCCTATACATTTTAAGAAAAGTTGGATCGAAGTATAACATATGTATCATAACTAATACAATGTGTCGAATCTGGCATCATAGCCCATATGTCAATGATGCCTATATGTGAATAGTTCAGCTAAAATTCTACAACCACGTATTCATTTCCAAAACACTGAAAGTGGTGAAGATTACCGCAATCAAATTTGTTGATGCCCAAAACGCTGCTACGGCTGCAAATCCCAAACCAATAAGTCCCAGTCGGTCCTCAGGTTGATCCCACTGATTTAAAATCAACAAACAGCAACTTAGGTATGGGAGTGGAAGAGAGACGAGAAGGATGGGAGTGGAAGGAGAAACTCACAATATTCTGAACAGACTTAAAAACAGTAAGGGTAGTTGAAGATTCAGAACTTTCTCCAGAAGCCTTCACAACAAAAGAAACACGATTCCATCTCCCTGTGAAATGAGCAAAATGGAAGTCAAGAATCAGAAACATAAGAGATATAAACACTTCTAACACGGTAACAAAAATCAGCAGCAGTTATATGTAATCAATGATCATAATTGCTCCAAATAACAGTAAGCTAATGTAGTTCAAAATTGAGCCTTTTGTGCATGAAAAGTATACAAATTTGGCATACATGGAACAATAGTGACTTTCATAACTGGATCCAGCCTAATGCAAAAATCTCATGAATATTACATAGTGCCAGAGTGCATAATCATGCCAAAAAGCCACAAGAAACCACTTATACTAAgattttcagttaatttttaatttctagagACAGCCAATTGCCAAATTCCAATTCCATGCTGGTGAGTTTACAGTTCaacctttgtatttttttttataaaattgagacAGAAAGCATCAACCCAAAGACATTACAAACTGCATATCCCTAAAGAAAGGCCCATGGATACTAGATGATAAGGAATCCCACCATTGTCAGATTGATGAAAGCCTAAATTAGCTAGCCTATCAGCACAGCAATTACCCTCCCGGTAAATATGAGACACTACAAACTGCATAGAGTAAGAGAAATACAATTTAGCCAATGATTTCTCAAGAACCAAGGCACAATATCAAAGTTGCGTAAAGCTGCAACAGCTAACAACAAGTCACATTCTAACCACAAGCGATTCCATCCTTTCTCGAAAGCAATTCAATGGCCTCCATAGTGCCAGTGATCTCAGCTACAAGCGAGGAAGCAACTCCGTCTCCCAAAGATAAGGAAAAACAGCCCATGAAGCTTCCTCTGAAATCACGATAAATGCCACCACGGGCCGCAATTCCCAGAGACCCCCTGGCAGTGCGGTCGGTATAACATTTACACCAGCCTGCCAAGGGAGGATGCCAAGAGATTTGGAGGATACGGGGAGCCTTGGAGAGATGGCCAGAGATATGAAAGGCCCTGAGCATAGAGAAATCTGAAATTGAGTTTTTCATAACCCCCTTGGATAAGTTTCCTGAGAGCGAAACAGCCCCAATAATCTCTGATATGATACGAGCATGGGAGAAATGGCCATTACGGAAACTTGCGTTATTTCTACTGATCCAAAGAAACCACACTGTATTAATGACAGCAGCTAGAAAAACATCTTCTAACTGAGAGCTCGTAGCCTTGAGACAGCAAGGCCAAGGGCTCAAGAAATAGGAGGTTGCAGCCTAAGATAGAGCTAAGACAACTACACAAATACTTGGCAAAGGGACACTCTATCAAAAGGTGCCTCGCTGTTACGCAACCCCGTTGCTGGAGGGCTTCATCCGAGGGGAGTTAGCCAACCAAAAAtctccaaaagaaaaaagaccgAGAGGGAGTTTGTAATTACTAATTGTATCACTTGACTACGGGAAATATGCAGAGGATAACCTAACTATTTCTTCCTCTGTGATTACCTTCAACATAATCaaaattttctctttgaaaatgaattttccaGTTCAAACTTTACTCACTCACTTAGACTTTAACCAATCATGCttcgaaaattaaaaaaaaaaaaattactactgGGGATAAAAACCATATTGGGTCAATGGGAACACAAATCTCAACTTTTAAAGAAAgccaaaatagaagaaaagggttacctgaaagaagagaaacaggGGAACTTGGGAAGTTGCCCATATGTGATTTTCTAGCAGGGAGCAGCAATGGTGGCGGCAAGCTTGCAACAACGGAAGCCATTTGCAATGCACCCCTAAAGTTGTggcagaaataataataataataattaaaattaaaaagactaaaatttgGGTTGAGGTTCCCTGCAATGATAATCAGATGACAGAAATCAAAAATAAGATTACCTTGTATTGTAATGTATTACTCTACTCCTGCAAAGGATGAGTGAGAGACAGAGCCACAGAATATTCCAATGAAGGAATGTGcaccacaaaataaaatattatcccttttttttttttatttgtgggtAAATAACCAAATCCATGTCAAAAGTAGGATGCATTCATAAATTGGTCTCTAAAgatgataattataaattttattgtgaacgtgtaaaaaatatgataaattaattttttctgttaaaatttataaaattattttattaagttgtaatatttaaaaattattgttcgAGACCAATTTAACATTAAGTATTAAAGTTTAGGAATTAATTTGTTGGTAAAGTTTAAAACTaaatttgtcttattttttacatatttaaatattaaatttatagtttttaacaTTTAGGTATCAATTTATCACCGTAATACATTTTggaagattaatttaattatttatcctttattttattCAGCTTTCCAGTATCTAGCCATAGAATTCTAAGGTTTTTGCTATGTATGTTCCTCCTTATTACTAATGCACtctcatattattttatttacccaatatttaaatttgtctcTCCTGAATTACAATTTCAAACAGAGtgagtattttaagttttatgtTTGAATATGTGATCTAGTGAATTTGCTTGCCCCAAATCAATTAAAACCATTGAACCCACATATTCATGAGTTTGCTTTGAAAAAGTGTTTCCATGTGTGTTCTAGAAATTAGATACAAATATGAATTCCAAGTGTGACTTTCCTTTGCATAACATCATCCCAAATTCTCTTACAAAggcaagaaaatttaaaaaaaaaatcaaaatatgactCTAACCTCCTCTTTGGTTCACAGTGAAAGGCACAAACGCACAAGAAAGgggaaaaatagaaaactaattCCACATTCGCAACACCATTCCCTTAATCATCTTGACTTACTTTAGTGATGAAGTTTTCATGGAGTTAGGCAGAGAAATAAGAAAAGTGTATTTTATTGGGTATTTTGggggaaaaaatataaaggagaGTCCACTGGTAACAAGGGGGAGTGGAATTAGCATTAGCCGATTCTAAAGAAAGGCGAGGTTGGTCTCTATTATTGTACATGTGCAGTAGGTAGATACACAGATAAATAAGAAATTGGAaatccttaattaattaataattatttttggttttgtttttgttttttttcagaCACAATCACATCAGAAAGGGGCAAACAGCATGGGATAGAGAATTCAAGGAAATACTTGTAAAACTGGGTTTTGTATCCCAATTTGtaaaatatgtaatattttatttttatattattaattatttataatttattaataatgatgTTAAAtgggtttttttatttaaattggtGTATATTTTGATAGTTAAATAATTTGTTGTTATAACTTACTAGGGGTGCCTCtctacatattttaaataaaaataaaagaaaagggaaaaacatttagaagttaaaaaataaaaaaaataagactaataaaaaataaacaacataaGAGTAGTGGGTAGTGATTAAAAGAAAGTAGTAGaagtttaaaaactaaaaaaagataaaattatctaaaatttgTGAACGCCAAAAGGGGTATTCCATTTATAAATAGTATagattagaaaaatattaaattatttatttaatatcttaaaaattcattcaataacaatttagatattcaaaaattataatattaaacaaGTCTCTTAAATACTATAAAATAACCACTTTATCAAGTTATTATTAatctatataaatattatttttatgtcttttaaaaaatttaaaaacataacatcattaatatttggaaaacaaaataaatgttaagaaaatatttgaaaatagtaatttaatcttaaaaaaagttgaataaattataaatgttgagtaattttttaatattgattaaaataattaaataaattaattcattttctttggttaaataacaaattaaaaaattttattgcaccaaaataaagaagtgattggaagaaaaaaattcactcAGTTTTTTGGATAGAAATTACTGATGAACAAAATTGATTGATATTCTCTCTAATATTAtgatgacaaaataaaataaagaaaaaaaggtatTCTTTTTACCATGATAGCAATGAAGTTCCAAGTTAAGATCTCATGTATTTTTTCTAAGCCTCCAAAGACCAACCCTAATGAGTTAGAAGGTCGGAGATTATCTATTAAATGAGTTGACAGTGATACTGCTCTGGACTATAGCTAGGTTAATTTGTGCACGAATCACACGACTACTTCAAGCTATCTGCGTACCTTTTGCCAACTACTACAACAAAAACTTTGGTATGAATTGTGTGCGGATAAACTTCTCTATTACGCACGGTCCCGCATGAGTGACGAGTGCATCACACCAAAACTTTGAATGTGGAATCAAAGTGTCTCATTCTTTTAGTTATAATTGTTAACAAGGCATCTgacaattttatcttatttgttacgacattaataataaaaattgtcaaTAACTATATTTAggataataattaagaaggtaaacaataaatatttgtcgataaaaaaattaagatataaatgaaaaaaaatggaatttgTCTACTATTTattttcaactaattaaaaacatttaatatcaTTAAACATTGTTTAACCATTGTAAGTAACTCATTGAGTTAAATCTCTTAATAGTAAAacattaatatgaaaataatactaACAACAAActctctaatatatatttttgtacatacattctacttaattaattgagttagactctttaataataaaatattaattgctctaagtttttttgacaaaaagaaaTTTACTTCATTTCATCCAAGATAACATGATGAGTATAATTCAGAATATAATCAAAGGTTTGGAAGCTACCAATTAAAATGCAATGATGCTCTAGTTACTTATGAGCAGTATTATTGACTTATCTTGTTACAAAATTCACCATTGAGTTTGAAATATTATGTAGAATTATTTTGCACATTTTACTCCGTGCAAGGAGAAAGTACATGGCTTGTTAATTAAGTACCCATTATAACAATTTAGTATTCAAGTAaatttttgtgtaatttttttttaatttatatgatattgtAACCTCACAACTTTAGCATTCATGTATTGGAGATGTTATTACAAAGTTTAATTAATATGCTGGAAATATCAACCTTCATTTCTTGTACCGAGTTATTTTTTAACTGGTGCTCTAGAGTCAATAAGTGGACCTCTTGCTATAAAAGTTCTTGGACAAAATGTTAGTTGACATAACGACGCGCGTGATGCCTCTAAAAAAACGTAATTTAAACAATTAAGTtggtttttaaaagataaatattaaagttAAACATTTTTAGATAGAAAAGTATATCACTACTTATTACTTAGAGTGTATTTATTTCAAGTCATATCAACTTATTCATGAGAATATAAGTTGGAAACGgatcatttttatgtttgataaaagttataaaaaaattattcttaatcgtATTCTATtctcataaatatatattacaccTGATTTCTTAACTTTTCATTCTCATGTAAATGGATGGGAATATTATATTTCCATGGGGATAGTAgcaattgtttaaaataaattcctactttcaatttattacatatttttaattgaaataaattttaaaatatttcaaggaATGTTAAATAGTTATCAAATATGTTGTTGGGAATAATATTCTTAGGAATGTCATTCAAAACTATAATTCAGTACACAAAACATTTCCTTAGGGTGTGATTAATTGACTAATTAAGGTGAAGtaatctcaaaataaataaataaaaggagttgaatataaaaaaattaagtcttTACATATGAGACtcgaataatattatttatgataaaagaTATGTGTGCGCGAGTGTGGGATTTACAGTGtgtgatatttttaaatattaggtTCAATTGACACGAAAATTTGagtcaaacataattttaaataggAAAACATAAATGGTTCATTTTGGCTGGatggaaggaaaataaaaatgaaaggaaaagtttaaaatttaaattgaaaagaaaatataagggaggaaaaattttaaattttgtttctagaaatcaactttttctttcattttctttccagccaaacataaaaaaatattttgtaagtcatatttttttctccttccaaACAAACTAAGAGAGTTACTAAAATTGATTTCTAAAACATAATGTTATACAATTAAAGATTATTAACATTTAACACAAGTGATACTGATTTATGTTCTCAAGTGATTCAggatttaactttttattaatccttaagaatgaaataaattatgtcaaaaaaaatattcatcttatatatacttataatCTCAAACAAAAATTTGTTTCTAGACAAATACACCTTCATgggaaaaaatacaacaaaacaagaaaagaagtCAGACCTCTAACTCTAGTTACTATCAACCAatctaagaaagaaagaaaaaacagcaAATTCATTACTCAAATTAATCTTTATATTACTTTTGTTACTAAACGATATGTAAACATTAGGTTCAATAATTGACAtgaaaattcaagtaaaatgtcattttaattcttaaaaaataatgttaaaataaataaagaaatgaagaaaacaagtcAGGCCTCTAATTCTAGCTACTATCAATCAATCTACTACTATTATGAAGAGTTCAATTCTTCTAATGTATAATGATAATATttggtaaaataataaaatgattcataacattataatatatataaaacatactATACATGTTTCATTCTTTACCTATTTATATTGTTTCCGTTTCATTTTATGGTGCATTGTCATTTTCATTCCATAATAGCAAgatgtattttaatattaaaaaatcatgaaaaataacgtgaaaatatattcttttaaatgaaataaCCCATCTccttaaaatgaaacaaatgtaAAGTTTGTGTGTGCATATAataacatcatcttctttctccaaaaattaagacatcatcttctttctccaaaaattggcattacaaataaaatatataataacatatttatagatgtttaaattgtaataaataaatagtctTTGTTTATTTCACACAAACGCttattttaaatcattattttcacaaaataaatgttaaattactcatttggtccctataattttatgattcttatctttttagtcttataatttgaaagtggtATTTTTAGTCATAtcgtttacattttaattctcttttagttactataatttgaaaactataaggactaaaaaagtaagaatcatgaaattatagggactaaaaagaccactttcaaaatgatagagactaaaagagaattaaaatgtaaattataggaactaaaaagatcactttcaaactataaagactaaaaaagaaagaattatgaaaatatagggaccaaatgagtaatttaacctaaaataaacacacaaatttattataagaaaaatgtagTTTTATAAACTTGTTGAtgcaaagtatttttatttcttcatttttctaataatattttttgaacataaaaaacaaagaaaaaattactaatttaatttttatcgttagacaaactttatcttttagtacTTACATTTAAAAACATCTCTTTTAATCCTTATATAAATACTTTTGGATCCCTTTCGGTTTCGGTCTATGCGGTTACacaaatttcacattttaatCTTTGCTATATTGTAACTCAAGTTAAAAACATCATGTTTCTGATggtcaataaaaatttattggttaaaatttcttataattatattttcgaCAAATTTTGATCCATCGAAAATTTTGAACAGACTTTTTagattttaaacatattttttaccgtcaaaaatatgttttatttttgtagtaAATCCGAAAGTGTttgtataaggactaaaaaaatatgatttttaagttttttttggtaatgATAAGCATACATCCatgtattttaaataacacATTAACACCTCTCATTTCACTCTAACTCTCTTTTTATCTCATTATAAATtctattgtatttataatttttttctctttcttagcTCTCTCtaaatataagataatttaCTTGatgagagactaacatcatTTGTTGTGTGTTGCTGTGACTAATCCAAGGAATGATTTTTAAGTTTTGGACTAAAAGAgaaaacttatataattttagggactaaataagtattttttttttcaaaaatgaatcatcattaaaatacataattatgacctctttgtatttgataaaaaaaattgatggcttaaaaataattaaaattttagaaaaaagtttaacgtattaaaaaaattgaaaaatatataaattgaatGATGATATATCAAGTTATTAGTATCATTTTTAAGATATCATTGAGGCAGACAGCCCTATCCTTTGAGATACCCTAAGAAAACCCTTGAGGCCATAAATTCAATTCAACTGCTGAATGCTTAAGGCTTAAGGTTAGTTGGGTCTTTGTAGAACAGTGGAACTTATGGAACCTAGCATATCTATCCGTCAATTCTACCAGCCATTTCCCTGTCTTGCTCGccaacaaaaaagacaaaaagaaaaagaaataattaaaaaatcctTAGCGAGTTcctctcttttgtttttatattcttaaattcAGCTGTCCTACgtctctctctccctttttaCTCTCCAAGAGAAAACGATTGccgaaaggataaaaaaaaaatacaaataaaagagataaaaataaggACAGAAAAATAGATACCTCATATATCCGTAGACAACTCGTTATAGATTTAAAAACAGATGATTTAATGagtatatatagataaaatatatagattCTTTCTTTGTGCACTTAATGATGACATAAAGGCTGATAATAAAGTATTTGTGTATCTGTCAATAcacctaatttaaaattacttaaatttcCTTAATTGGGAACCCTTTtgttaaatgcttttttcatcAAAGAATgggtcatttaaaaaatattttctaatttttcatgtatttattataatttttcaaaataattaaaagttaaaaagagtttaaaatatacttaaaatCATAATctatttaaatactttttacaATTTGTTTAAAGTTTTATATTCTAAACAAGTATCAACGGATAATCGTAGCTGCTAAAATGTATTAATAAAATCCATAGATATTTAGGTATGAAATGAATTTTCCTCTAACAAGGCGGATGATGAAGAATTTATATGTGTATCCACCCTAACCTATGATCATCTCTATCTAAGAGAATTCTAACAAATAaaggctttttttttaatgcatgtaaaattatttaataagatatattttgtatttttaacatGTATACGTAGATACAATTAGAAAACTATTAGCGCATAAGATATTGTATTAAATAAGTTCTATATttgtaataatgtttttttactacataacttatatttttattttcctaagaATCAAGTGTCTTATATATTGTCAGTATTTATCTAAATTTTCCCGAAtagatatttaaatttacatatgaTTAGAagatttattcataatttttaataagacTTTTTTTTCCACGAATAACTTTCTTTGAAAGTAATCTTGTTGGAAGCCACAGGTACTAAATCACATTGTGAGCAACTAATCTCTTTTTTGGATCCAATTTTCATTGGTGTTCTATTTTTTAAgcatattaatatttgaatactCTAATATTTTAGACATatcattaacatttttatttgtctctatctctcttttcttattacattaaataaacgttacattttttctctctctctagatATATAATAGCATATAGGTGTTCAAgtaacatttttcattttttaaggtcTATTAAAGACTTTTTAAGTGGAAAttatataagtttaatttttacacaCTATTATGTAaagatttttatacttttaattgatttaaatttaatcattctaaatattttaaattaattattacaaaataataatcctaccataaatttattattatattaaattaaattctaaaaaaatctttataatatcattagattctaattaaattcaagtTCAATAGGTGTCGTACTAATTGAGTGTTGTTTTAAGCTTTAAAGaacttttcaataaatatttactgaCAGGCTttattaaatagtttttaataaaaaatgaataaatatacattaatagtatatttgtttttatattgttatacaAACACAAATCAGCATggtatataaatttattgacttttttaataattatttaaaaataatttatgattggttgatattatatatatatatatatatatatatatatatatatatatatatatatatatatatatatatatattacattgataaaaaaatatctactattctattaaaatctttaaaaacatCATCTTGAgtcttttaaataataaaaacaatgaaTTCATCAAGACCAATTAATGAAAGTagttaagttaattaattttgattaataatataagtttaaatttttataaaatactcataaattaaataatttaagtagTATCTATATTTAATGTCATTATTACAAATTCAAGAAATAATCC
This region of Glycine max cultivar Williams 82 chromosome 7, Glycine_max_v4.0, whole genome shotgun sequence genomic DNA includes:
- the LOC100305776 gene encoding Protein CURVATURE THYLAKOID 1C, chloroplastic-like, which gives rise to MASVVASLPPPLLLPARKSHMGNFPSSPVSLLSGRWNRVSFVVKASGESSESSTTLTVFKSVQNIWDQPEDRLGLIGLGFAAVAAFWASTNLIAAIDKLPLFPTVLELVGIFYSVWFTYRYLIFKPDREELFQILNKSASDILGQ